Proteins from a genomic interval of Poecile atricapillus isolate bPoeAtr1 chromosome 1, bPoeAtr1.hap1, whole genome shotgun sequence:
- the GPR34 gene encoding probable G-protein coupled receptor 34, which translates to MMAATSADLPTIGPHKEEFWSNQTNLTTNASESHNDASCSLDDNNSLSLALILFYSIIFVVGLVGNIIALFAFLCIHQKRNSIQVYLLNVAVADLLLIFCLPFRILYHATNHWMFGRIFCKVVGTLFYMNMYISIVLLGLISLDRYIKINKSVKRPKMLTTTRSVQICCTVWAIALTGFIVIVAPSFFKNEDSNSTKCFHYRSKQNAEKTEAILNYITVLIFWIVFFLLILSYVKIAKNLLKISRRRANFPNAGKYTKTARNSFIVLIIFTICFVPYHMFRFVYITSQLQTPSCYWTEIIHTCNEVMLIFSSFNSCLDPVMYFLMSRSVRKTVFQLICKKLHGESSLNLESTSDIKLGQYAQERLSTTTPHSSYSRKKSMI; encoded by the coding sequence ATGATGGCTGCAACTTCAGCTGATTTACCAACCATTGGTCCACACAAGGAAGAATTTTGGAGTAACCAAACCAACCTGACCACAAATGCCTCAGAAAGCCACAATGATGCCAGCTGTTCCTTGGATGACAACAACTCGCTGTCACTTGCTCTGATACTTTTTTACtccattatttttgttgttggaTTAGTTGGAAATATTATAGCCCTGTTTGCTTTCCTGTGCATTCATCAGAAAAGGAATTCTATCCAAGTTTATTTGCTAAATGTCGCTGTTGCAGACCTTCTGCTGATCTTCTGCCTCCCCTTCCGGATACTCTATCATGCCACCAACCACTGGATGTTCGGGCGGATTTTTTGCAAGGTTGTGGGAACGCTGTTTTACATGAACATGTACATTAGCATAGTACTGTTAGGACTAATTAGTCTGGATCGTTATATAAAGATAAATAAGTCTGTGAAGCGTCCAAAGATGTTGACCACTACCCGGAGTGTGCAGATTTGTTGCACGGTGTGGGCGATTGCACTGACAGGATTTATAGTGATAGTTGCACCATCTTTCTTTAAGAATGAGGACAGCAACTCTACCAAGTGCTTTCATTACCGAAGCAAACAGAATGCAGAGAAGACAGAagcaattttaaattatatcaCTGTACTGATTTTTTGgatagtttttttccttttaatactTTCCTATGTTAAAATTGCCAAGAACCTTCTGAAAATTTCAAGGAGAAGGGCAAATTTTCCCAATGCAGGAAAATACACCAAGACAGCAAGAAACTCTTTCATTGTTCTCATAATTTTCACCATCTGTTTTGTACCTTATCACATGTTCAGGTTTGTCTACATCACATCACAGTTACAAACCCCATCCTGTTACTGGACGGAGATCATTCACACGTGCAATGAGGTGATGCTCATCTTTTCATCATTTAACAGCTGCCTAGACCCAGTTATGTATTTCCTAATGTCCAGGAGTGTCCGTAAGACTGTATTCCAACTGATTTGCAAAAAACTTCATGGAGAGTCAAGCCTAAACCTGGAGAGCACCTCAGACATAAAACTTGGCCAATACGCTCAAGAGCGATTATCTACAACCACTCCTCACTCCAGCTACTCAAGGAAGAAGTCGATGATTTGA